Sequence from the Ostrea edulis chromosome 8, xbOstEdul1.1, whole genome shotgun sequence genome:
AATGCCCGGTTTCAGTGTGTATACAAAACGTAGCTTtaaacttcaaatattgatgCTACACAATATCATGACTTACTGAAGATGAACGCAATAGAGACGTTGGGATGCTACATGAACATGTAGGCAGGCTACAAACAATGTTGGGTCTCAAAGATAGCAATAACCAAACTCATGAATCACTTAAGAGCAAGACTCATTATTAATGACATACTCGGAGTGGTCGTCCAAGAGAAACTACGCAACATGAAGACTGTCGAGCTCACTTTTCGCATCTGCTTATCCCATACATGTCCACCACAGTAGATGAAAACCAAAGGTAACAATTCATGCCTAAACAGTTCGAAATAAGCCTAGCGAAGCAGGATTACGTTCTCAACTTACAATGGTGAAAGTCAAGCTGTCTCAACGTCTCCAGACAGCTCTGCAGTTTTATAATGATCGTATTCAATGACAAAATGTAGATTTAGTGACAACTCACAATATCTCATTAGCTTTAGCGATGGTAGGTTGAGAGTCTATTGGCATCGAATCGAACCCAACATTGATGTTAGTGTGTAGAAAAGCGACAGGTTTGGCAGGTGAAGGATTATGACCTGAACCGATATTACACATTTGTGGACGCACAGAGCTtaataaaatcaaatgaaatcTCAATGGAATCCATTGCCGTGATGGGAGTATGTTCCTTACAATGCAGCCATCCATTGGAAGCTAATGAAATCGCCACACTTTCCAAAAGGATGTCGCTCGATGTCATGGAGGATGCACCTGAATGGAGTTTTCTGAGCAAAGTAACAGATTTTCATCCTCACTTGACCAATACTTGTTTTTGTGAATTATCTaagggaaaataaattcagtCTTCAAGACAAATCTACTTCCCTGTAGGCCTAAACAATAGGGATAAAAAGAAATTCTTAGGAAGTCAAGTACCAAACAGCTTGAAAGCAGCAAATTTTGAGTTTCTGCGTTAAATACGGAAAGTGTGATTTGACATTGCAGCTAAAAAGACAAAAATACCCTTCACTGGCGATCAGAAGGCCTTAATGTAGGAGAGTTTAATGGTTGAAAAATAGTAGGAAAGACGATCCCTCCAAAGTCGCAGAAGAAATTGTTGTTGAGCATCATTCAGGCagcatttctttaaaaaaaggtTCCATTAAAAGACAACAATCAAATATCGAGAACCGTTGTTCTGTGCTAGGAACATCCAACAATCGAGATGTACAGAAACTGCTCTCAGAAATTTATGgaaataacttttttttatttcccttaaattctataaaatatatatcatataaacaataacacCAGATGCAATAAACAGGCAATTCATCCTtaatcaaaataacaaaaatgtatgaaattttgagctgcagtatttgtttgtttggttatCAAAATAATCATCTTGTCCTTACAAATTTGTAATGCAGAAtcattaaaataatataaagTGATAAAACTCTTCAAAACCAAACATTTATGCTACCAGTGAAGTTATTACCAAACATTGTTATATGTTATCCAAATTTTtccaatttaaaaataaaatatcaattaatgaCCTCTATGGAGTTTGTTCAGGACTCAATTCAGTCAGTTGATTAGAGCAAGTGAAAAAAAGAACTGAATGACTGCTAATTGTTGTCATGAATATAATGGATTTTCAGTACAATAAAAAATCCTATACCCTTATGTTTTCTCTTCTTAAAATGTAATTTTGAAGAGGGGGGTGTTAACCTTGCAACGACAAAATACATAAGATGTAAGTAGTTTCACTgaaagattttatttatttgttattgataaacaatctgattaaatttcaactttcggTAGCGACATTAAAAtgacggagcggatcaaagatctgattttattCAGATTGGTTGATTTAAAAATCCTATTAAATATGTTAAATAATCATTttctagaagaaaaaaaaaacactgtaCAAACCTAGTTTCTTGGTGACTCATCACAATTATCTAGAAAAAGTCAGCAACAAATTACTAGTATGCGCTTCTTATTTCATCAATATAGTAAATACACTTATAAAACTGAAAGTTGATCATTCTGTATCTTAAGAAGAAGTAAGAACTTCATTAAAAAGGAAACTCCATTAAACCTCTTCTCAAATGCTGAATAGTATTCCATGCACTTGCACAATAAACCTGTagtaaaataatttgtttgggATTTTGTaatttgcaagaaaaaaagTAGTGACATTCACATTACTCCTTTATCAAAAGTTGTTAAGTGCCAAATGGAAGAGCACAAGTAGAAACTAATTACTGGATGGTTATTTgctgatttattttatttgaaatatgcaCCATTAAttgttattgaaaaaaaatgattttgcatTTAATTGTTGCATTCTATAATCAGCGCATCGGGTATGTCATGCAAACAAATTAATAAAAGTTCAAGAGCGTATTATACTTCATTTCTTAATATGTACTTTCATTTCTTAGTGTATACACTAAGCGGTTTTTCATGTAATTATATGCGACTACGAAAAAATGCCCAGATGCGGCAGCACGTCATGATGAGAAATCGGCGATAGAAATATCTAGATGTTTgcgtcacaataaaaaaaaaaacgcgaGGAAAATTGTTTCGGTACACGTGGTTATATTTTTTCCTCTTTGCCTTGCATTTGATGTATGTATTACAAAAAGGCACAAATATTATTTCTTATCTTTAATTGCTTGCAATATTCAAATTGTTACGACTTCATTTGTCGATCTAATTTGATTTTACCGCGATTTCAAAGATCAATAACTCTGCCAAGTGAAAGCAgacatgtttacatttccggcCAAAATGAAAGTGCTTGCGAAATGTCACGAAATGAGCCAAACCTCCACATCGATATGTATACCACCAGAAATTGCTCTTTATCAAGATCATGAATTCTTAGAAGATATTGAACGTGTTGATGAATTATATTTCTTCAAACTTATCGCTTCAAATATAGACGCGAGACAGCGAGACACAGGCAAGTAATGATGACATATTAAATTATGATTATGATTTcgaatatgaaaataacaacaaTGATGGAGATGTTTATGTACAACATGAATTTAATGATACGGACACTAAGGGATACATAATCCGAtcgaaatttcaaaatgacgCTTGCAGTTGTAAGGAGTTTTATGGAATTGCATGTAGCACAAAAATTGACTTTGAATCAGCATGTGAATTCCGTGATCACTGTCTTCAATGTACTAGAGAGGAACTTGCCACTATCATTAAGGCAGAGTTATTTGCACACAGACGGTATGGTTCTGTAACACAGGCCAATACACACAGAGAGAAAAACAGAGAAATACAATTTCAAGAACATTTCTTTAATGGCCACAGAGTGTGTCGTACAACGTTTTGTTTTGTACATGCTGTTGAGAGGAAGAAGCTACATAAACTTGCCAGATATCTGGATACAGATGGATTTTTACCAAGAAAGCATGGTAACAGTGGTAAAGCACCGCAATGAAGCTTAACCATGAAGGATCGGGAGCGGATTAAAACATTCCTTACCAAGTATGCTAGTCACCATGCACTGTCATTACCAGCTCGATTGCCAAACTATAAATCAGAGAAAATTCTTCTTCCTTCAGACACAACAACTGCTGATATGCATGCTCTATATGAGAGACTAGCAAAAGAAATGAGCTTCAGAAGTATACATCTAAGGACTTTCCAGAGAACATCGCATGAGTTATGTCCATACATTACTATTATGAAACCATGCATTGATCTCTGTCAACTTTGTCAAGATTTTTCCCATAAATTTTATATGGTTTCAAACATGAATGACGAGGAAAAAAAGAAATCCTGTCCCAGTACACTCAACATGTATCAGGGGCAAAACAACAAAGGGACTACTACAGACAACAATGCACACATAAAGATACATTATTTTCCTTATCAGATGAATCGAAACAGACAGGTAAATTCAAATtctactgaaaattttcatttacatacatgCTTAATTTATGACATATAGATGTATGTTCTAGATattcatgcacatgtatgtcATGGGCAGCTTTTcgtatgaaaatacatgagttGATACATTCTGGTTGTAATTCGTTTCTAGGATATCAATTTAAACTTTGAAATGCTTTCCATGATCATgatgatgttaaaaaaaatatacaatgtagataaaGCCTCTTTCAATATTTGGCTTTGATCATTGAAAAACCATGAcggaaaattatttttgtggaTACATATAACATCTTCctatttttaattgattttgcaTTACAAGAAAATGATTTGAAATACCGATAACTATCATACACATGATATGCAATCATATTTTAGAAAATCCACCATGCTATGTGGACATGCACATGCATTATTCTTGGGATTATGCACAAGAGGTCCATTTCCCTCATCATGCCCAGCAAGTGGGTCCCATATTTTTAAAGACACCAATGAAGTGTAATGTGTTTGGTGTATGTTGCGAGGGTTCAGGTATATAAATTTCtaaacaaaacatattttttaattatattattAGGTTCTTTGAAtaatacaatacatacaaacTATGCAAATTATCAGGCATCATAGAAACACTTTGTGAATATGTACTTGACATTTTGTTACATGCTTCATATACCTATATCATGTGttgtataaaatattatttaaagaaactgtaaaatctttaaataaacTTGGAATCAGTTACAGATCAATTTAGTCAGCtgtttgatgtaaaatatatttacagtaaatcaaaattttattaaatatatttgatatctttatatcaaatcttatttcatttttggaTTTCTAAGCAATATATTGTCacattctaaattttatccctgATGAATGATGCTGCATGTTTAAATAGTATTCAACTTGCAGTTTTATGATTAGTTCACTTTAAAATcagttgttttaatttttgtagGAAGGTAAATGTTTTAATAGATTGATGAAGCTGAGAACACTGGGAAGGGTGCAAATTCTATCATTAGTATGGCTCACCACTTCTTTCAGCACCATGATCATGAAGAGAAAATAGCCTCCATACATTTTGACAATTgcaatgaacaaaacaaaaacaattgtGTATTATGGTATGGACTATGGATAGTTCTTGTTGGTAagtttcatatatatgtattaactATTAAAAGTATATTTTGATCTTTCAATTTAATTAGTCTTCAATTATCCATGTTCATTTAACTACTCATCTCTGATGATTGTTTTCTTGAGTAAGGGCAAGCACCTCATATGTAAGACTTGTTAAAGTGACATGAAGTACAGTAAAATGTAATGAAAGTATGATAGAAAATTTAGGACTGTGACATCTTTAAATTAGGACTCCATATGATTGTGGAATATTCCATGATGGTCGCAGGACACACCACGTTTGATCCGGACTGGCATTTCGGAGTCTGGAAATTGAAGTGGCGTTCATCCACTGCTGAAACAATGACTGAGATTGCAGAAACAGTCCGTCATTCATCTCGGCGAGGGCATAACATTCCTCAGCTTGTGTCCGATCCACAAAAACCTGTGCAATTTAGAGATTGGAAGTCATACCTACAGCGCTATCTTAGGCCTATGAAAAAAATTAGAGGTTATCATAATTTCTATGTGCATGCTGAGACTCCTGGTGTTGTGGAATGTAAGGAGCTTTGCAATTTTGTCCCtgtatgtgtaaatttcttgaaaGATTGGAACATCCTTCCCTCCATAGATGATCCTCTGTCCCAAGAGATTCTAGCACCTGGTCTTGAGCCTAGGAGACGATGGTCTTTATTTGAGGAAATTCGTGAACATTGTCGGTCCCCTACTGCGAAAGACATATCATGTCCCAAACCAGTGGTACCTAAAAGGAGGCGACAGTCGATTCTTCCGCTGCCACATCACACATGGGTAAAAGGAAATGTTTACTCCTTAGatgatttatgatacatgtaatgtgtgATATAAACAGTATATATTGTTAATGAAAGTGCATTTTAATGCAAGGATGTATTTATCTGTTGAtagtaattatttattttacatagtTGTCTATTTTTGCGATGGTTGTCTTGCAGTTGATACTTGTACcgatttgtaattttttttttttgctgcgCTCATTTTTACTGGAACATGATATCTTGTCTACATGTAAACATCTTGTAGGAATGACTATATaatttcaatttacatgtaacttgcaTGTAATTCTTATTCCAatgttcattgtttatttgttttaaacattcATTGCTTGTTTTTGtgcaaataatgtttcttcttATCttattatttcaaatgaaaactgCAGTTGTTGTCTTCTTCATTGAGGTctaaaaaaaaagtattaaagaggcAAGGTAGTCATGGTCATTTTAGATACCTTTTCTTTTTcctgaaaaaaagaaaatgcttGTTCTTTTAACTGTTTTAACTAATGTAAAATGCAATTAATAATTAATTGATtgcaaatatatttcaaatgtatGAAAATGTCAAATGGGCTACTAGTAATTTAAGAAGTCTTAGATAGTTGAAAATGATTGTATTGTTCagctattttattgaaagtagacattaacggcaaactgacaactcaactgtatgacaaacgggatgatttcagcttctccatcgccaacttcccatatttgtgtagtaatattccattatcacctgcatatggtgtttatatatctcaactgattcaatatgcaagagcttgttctgggtatagtcagtttttaaatcgaggtaagctactgacaaacaagttgatggtacagggatttcaacagtctcgattgaagtcagcatttcgcaaattctatggtcggtataacgatctagttcgtcaatacaacctcacatcgggtcaaatgctgtctgacgtgtttcataccgattcttatgccgttcttggcacactgattttgactgcggataactccgtttacctgatcaggatatggggcgcacggcgggtgtgaccggtcaacgggggatgcttactcctcctaggcacctgatccaacctctggtgtgtccaggggcccgtgtttgcccaactatctattttgtattgcttgtaggagttatgagattgatcactgttcgttatattcaccttgcatttgttGACAACAGTCTCCTTAAATTATAGTCAGCCTTATGAATTCCATTGTCATAATAACTCAGAAAAATGGTTTATACAATagtttatttgattttatctgACATTTTTAAAGCAGGaattaataaatgtttaaagCTTAGATTAAAAAAAGAATGTTTCAGTATTGACTGAAAGCTGTAAATACGTCAGAACGCTTGATGACGTTATGAATCTTAATGgatgtgttgtatatataagACTATATCTTCTTTGTTTTAAgagatatttaaatgatttttttctgtatttaatTTGTTCTTCAAAGTTATAAAGTTATAaagaagtaaaaaaataaattcaggtTTTTTACTCATCTGGGCCCTTTTTCGCCGTCGGAATTTATTTAAGGTTGATTCTATCTGTAGGTCCCGGGGTGTATAATAATCGATTTGCCGGATTTTTCCTTTACGTATCCAACAGTACGACAAAGGATGACGGTCATCTTTGTTTCCATGAAATACAGAATGTGAACGGTACACCAGTAGAGAACCAGACAATAAGCTGTTCTGTTCATGGACGATATGTCATATACTACAACGAGCGGAGGCCAGGTGTTACCTATCCTAGTTATTACTCACGATACGCATATAATGAACTATGTGAAGTGGAGGTTTACGGTGAGTTTCTGAATTGTGTCAGTCTGTCTTTGCTTGGAGTGCAGTTTGAAATtattaataaatgtaaaaaaaaataaaaaatggacCATTAGAAGCTTGAGTAGTTCTATTTCCTTTATACAGGATGCTCTGACCCAACATTTTATGGAGTGAAATGTGATCAACAGTGTCCCGATGAAtgtcaagaaaaaaaatgtgacGTCATTACAGGCCACTGTCTGGGCTGTATACCGGGATATCAAGGGTTTCGCTGTAGGCAGGGTGGGTGTATAGATTTGCTGGAATTCTCATTAGTACCGTAGGGAGACAAATGCTATGTTTCGTATAGCCATCCTAGACTGGATATCCTGCAAAAAACCTTTAAAGGGTCATTGAAACGAATGTGTATTCATTTCCACAATACTGAAGTTCGCAATAATgattatttaaagaaataatgcaGGATCCCGAATATCGAACTCGTACACAAGCACTTCACATAGAATAAACCATAGGAGAAAATATCAAAGTCAAACGTAGTCAAACGGTTGTGGTAATGGAATCCAATTTGAATAACACCACGTTGTTATGAATAAGGTCTAATGTTGAAAAGTTTAGAGTGCCGATTTTTCTGATAGATATCGTGCGTTTTTCTGGAGAAATGAAGCATGTTTCACAaacaatatatttctttattttcctcTTTGTCAAATTTCCACTAAtgataccccccgcaacaagttgttggggggggggtatactggaatcgggttttccgtctgtctgtccgtccgtccgtccgtccgtctgtagacgcaatggtttccgggctctaaagcattatctttaccacctacagtcaccatatcatacatatggactacccatgggatgaagatgctccctatcgattttggggtcaaaaggtcaaaggtcaagcgcactgaatatcgaagtagcaatatggtttccaggggCTAACGCGTTATcctctccacctacagtcaccatatcatacatatatactacccatgggatgaagatgttccctatcgattttggggtcaaaaggtcaaagatcaagcgcactggacatcgaagtagcaatatggtttccaggggCTAacgcgttatcctttccacctacattcaccatatcatacacatggactacccatgggatgaagatgttccctatcgattttggggtcaaaaggtcaaaggtcaaacgcactggacatcgaagtaacaatatggtttccaggggCTAacgcattatcctttccacctacagtcaccatatcatacatatggactacccatgggataaagatgttccctatcgattttggggtcaaaaggtcaaagatcaagcgcactggacatcgaagtagcaatatggtttccaggagCTAacgcgttatcctttccacctacagtcaccatatcatacatatggactacccatgggatggagatgttccctatcgattttggggtcaaaaggtcaaaggtcacgggcactggacattgaagtagcaatatggttcggtttggcatgccatttgttttttacactcagaaaagaggtagtttatacctattaccaacaccctttgggagattggggtaagcggggggtattcctagtgagcattgctcacagtacctcttgttcaaaCTATTCTGAACTCCAGCTGTTCTTGGATAATTTGAAAGACGTAaaatagtttattattattttttttcacaccattatatattattgatttgtatttacGCTGATTTCATACTGTGCAAGAAATATGGaatatgaaatgtatttttattcagtaaCCTATTACAATGATTCGCTGATGTATTTTTCTCAACCACTTTATTAAACAAGATTtgtaattgtttttaattaaccataacattacatgtactagcTTCTAGATCAATCTGTGATAATAATATTCGCATGCAAAGAATCATCAATGAATACATATTTGACATAAAACGCCTATAATTACAGCCTG
This genomic interval carries:
- the LOC125669265 gene encoding uncharacterized protein LOC125669265 isoform X2 translates to MKDRERIKTFLTKYASHHALSLPARLPNYKSEKILLPSDTTTADMHALYERLAKEMSFRSIHLRTFQRTSHELCPYITIMKPCIDLCQLCQDFSHKFYMVSNMNDEEKKKSCPSTLNMYQGQNNKGTTTDNNAHIKIHYFPYQMNRNRQKIHHAMWTCTCIILGIMHKRSISLIMPSKWVPYF
- the LOC125669265 gene encoding uncharacterized protein LOC125669265 isoform X1; translated protein: MAHHFFQHHDHEEKIASIHFDNCNEQNKNNCVLWYGLWIVLVGLHMIVEYSMMVAGHTTFDPDWHFGVWKLKWRSSTAETMTEIAETVRHSSRRGHNIPQLVSDPQKPVQFRDWKSYLQRYLRPMKKIRGYHNFYVHAETPGVVECKELCNFVPVCVNFLKDWNILPSIDDPLSQEILAPGLEPRRRWSLFEEIREHCRSPTAKDISCPKPVVPKRRRQSILPLPHHTWVKGNVYSLDDL